In one window of Ptiloglossa arizonensis isolate GNS036 chromosome 5, iyPtiAriz1_principal, whole genome shotgun sequence DNA:
- the LOC143147561 gene encoding COMM domain-containing protein 7, with amino-acid sequence MVNTVSKILNVSWRVGVTAASNESDSVGKSFLQLKLELEEDAKTKNVFIEMTISQFYRFLHDLEKAKSNLDLLI; translated from the exons ATGGTTAATACTGTTAGCAAAATACTCAATGTTTCGTGGAGAGTCGGTG TAACTGCAGCGAGCAATGAATCAGATAGTGTTGGAAAATCATTTCTACAGCTAAAATTAGAGTTAGAAGAAGATGCTAAAACTAAGAATGTCTTTATAGAAATGACGATAAGTcaattttatagatttttacACGATCTAGAAAAAGCAAAATCTAATCTTGACTTGCTAATTTAA
- the Ripk5 gene encoding receptor interacting protein kinase 5 isoform X2: MVSNKVATLDYKENIIEQLLPPLTLDRITNILANSPAIVIFGQDSRSKATLVNSLISNEVLPVSNGFWRWIKLTYGQTNHISLTLGLEYEVVENLQANEKPWNTLPIEDLTKSGDEDINCPTVLEVKLDQPILKDGVQIFVAPNNGAVKILAKGLLRILPIFLYALSDQPLTEQNVEELRDLRETYPFNPVLFISSLGSITLASVDAALTESEQHRLQNRLNQNNSASIKNDDDSIDFDRINSLGLTWLDQLTNLGFLGMEESVEVDQLSWLGGEHYVNSSNLVDSCKKIDRIIYFVHSCLQTYLINASTYLNEIHTSSLRKFILSAFDMARKIQITPRRIQYAHLKENELYATLMKLVNENQDELTELIQAIIQDMKNDVLLIDNNVCSYQSILYNNTERAEWSITVRAATSELQRVVLGCLGEKIAKQLVNSVNCLRETFIGTLQRCLLSLEETCERDSYLLASDALKQILLTAYNVELNNSSPTVIQTFIERLRQLFKSLPLSWSPAPILDAVWRRKVTIDILNSLSAARLARTISTQFKDKLKASHDSFQVALRSLENYYSGKLERTEEQRIAIRKYHAPKLAKLALESTSMTDAVRYGIPHYGKEIGRGQYGVVFACDGWGGAPGPCAIKSVVPPDERHWNDLAMEFYYTRSIPDHKRIVKLRGSVIDLSYDGGFGLGSAVLLISDRLSRDLYCGIRAGLSWLERIQIAIDVLEGIRYLHSQGLVHRDIKLKNVLLDTENRAKLTDLGFCITEAMMSGSIVGTPVHMAPELLSGHYDSSVDVYAFGILFWYICAGHVRLPYAFEQFYNKEQLWTSVKKGIRPERLSIFDDECWKLMEQCWSGEPSKRPLLGAIIPVLESIQQKAERGKSLQQLTILKLQESSSSDLKNPALALAEPYNQRGGVISPLPVKRRAIRTVKHPVFHITNLFQASLCSNLYVQMREF, encoded by the exons ATGGTTAGTAACAAAGTTGCTACACTGGATTATAAAG aAAATATTATTGAACAATTATTGCCACCATTAACATTGGATAGAATTACTAATATCTTAGCAAACTCTCCTGCTATTGTTATTTTTGGACAAGATAGTAGATCAAAAGCAACATTAGTCAATAGCTTGATCTCTAATGAAGTTTTACCTGTATCTAATGGTTTTTGGCGATGGATTAAGCTCACTTATGGACAAACCAATCACATTAGTCTCACATTAGGCTTAGAATATGAGGTTGTTGAAAATTTACAAGCTAACGAGAAGCCATGGAATACCCTTCCAATTGAGGATTTAACAAAATCAGGCGATGAAGACATAAATTGTCCGACAGTACTTGAAGTTAAACTCGATCAACCCATACTAAAAGATGGTgttcaaatatttgttgcacCAAATAATGGAGCAGTAAAAATTCTTGCCAAAGGACTACTACGTATTTTACCAATATTTCTTTACGCTCTCAGTGACCAGCCTTTAACCGAACAAAATGTGGAAGAATTAAGAGATTTGAGAGAAACATATCCTTTTAATCCTGTTCTCTTTATATCGTCCTTAGGAAGTATTACATTGGCTAGTGTTGATGCTGCATTGACTGAATCTGAACAACATAGACTGCAAAATCGATTAAATCAAAATAATTCTGCATCGATTAAAAATGATGACGACAGTATTGACTTTGACAGAATAAATTCACTTGGTTTAACATGGTTGGATCAGCTGACAAACTTAGGTTTCCTTGGTATGGAAGAATCTGTTGAGGTTGATCAACTGTCTTGGTTAGGTGGCGAACATTATGTTAATTCTAGCAACTTGGTGGATTCGTGCAAAAAAATAgatcgaattatatattttgtcCATAGTTGTTTGCAAACTTATCTTATTAATGCCAGCACGTATTTAAATGAAATACATACATCTAGTCTACGAAAGTTTATTTTAAGTGCTTTTGATATGGCACGTAAAATTCAAATAACTCCAAGAAGAATACAGTATGCTCATTTGAAAGAAAATGAATTATATGCTACTTTAATGAAACTTGTTAATGAAAATCAGGACGAATTAACTGAATTAATACAAGCTATCATACAAGACATGAAGAATGATGTATTATTAATAGACAATAATGTATGTTCATATCAgagtattctttataataacacaGAGAGGGCAGAATGGTCCATAACTGTTAGAGCTGCAACTTCTGAACTTCAACGAGTGGTGCTTGGTTGCTTAGGTGAAAAAATTGCCAAGCAACTTGTAAATTCTGTTAATTGTTTACGTGAAACATTTATCGGTACATTACAGCGATGTTTACTAAGCCTTGAAGAAACCTGTGAACGCGATTCTTACTTACTGGCTAGTGACGCTTTAAAGCAAATACTTTTAACTGCATATAACGTTGAATTAAATAATTCTTCACCAACTGTAATACAGACTTTCATAGAAAGACTGAGGCAACTTTTTAAATCTTTACCTTTGTCATGGTCGCCTGCACCAATTCTAGATGCAGTTTGGAGAAGAAAAGTTACCATTGATATACTGAATTCATTATCAGCGGCCAGACTAGCTAGAACAATATCTACACAGTTCAAAGACAAACTTAAAGCCTCGCATGATTCATTTCAAGTTGCTCTCAGATccttagaaaattattattctggAAAATTAGAGAGAACAGAAGAACAAAGAATAGCTATTAGAAAGTATCATGCTCCCAAATTGGCTAAATTAGCATTAGAATCAACATCAATGACAGATGCTGTTCGATACGGAATACCTCATTATGGTAAAGAAATTGGCCGTGGTCAATATGGAGTAGTATTTGCTTGCGATGGTTGGGGTGGTGCACCAGGTCCATGTGCAATTAAATCAGTTGTTCCACCAGATGAAAGGCACTGGAACGATCTGGCCATGGAATTTTACTATACAAGATCTATTCCAGACCACAAAAGGATAGTAAAACTTAGAGGATCGGTTATAGATCTATCTTATGATGGGGGATTTGGTCTTGGATCTGCAGTTCTTTTAATATCAGATCGTTTAAGTCGTGATTTATACTGTGGTATACGTGCTGGTTTATCTTGGTTAGAACGTATACAGATAGCAATAGATGTATTAGAAGGAATACGTTACCTTCATTCGCAAGGGCTGGTTCATCGAGACATTAAGTTGAAAAATGTACTTCTCGATACAGAAAACAGGGCCAAATTAACCGATCTTGGATTTTGTATCACAGAAGCTATGATGTCAGGGAGCATTGTTGGAACACCTGTTCATATGGCACCAGAACTTCTTTCTGGTCATTATGATAGTAGCGTTGATGTGTATGCATTTGGAATCTTATTTTGGTATATATGTGCAGGACATGTGAGATTACCATATGCTTTCGAACAGTTTTATAATAAGGAACAATTGTGGACTAGTGTAAAGAAAG GTATACGACCTGAACGATTATCGATCTTTGACGATGAATGTTGGAAATTAATGGAACAATGCTGGTCTGGAGAACCATCCAAGCGACCTTTACTCGGAGCAATTATACCGGTCTTAGAATCCATTCAGCAAAAAGCAGAAAGAGGCAAGTCCTTACAACAACTCACCATATTGAAGCTGCAAGAAAGTTCATCATCAGATTTGAAAAATCCTGCTTTAGCATTAGCAGAACCTTACAACCAGAGAGGTGGTGTAATCAGTCCACTTCCTGTAAAACGCAGGGCAATAAGAACTGTAAAACATCCTGTTTTTCACATTACTAATCTATTTCAAGCAAGTCTATGCTCCAATCTATACGTTCAAATGCGGGAATTCTAA
- the Ripk5 gene encoding receptor interacting protein kinase 5 isoform X1, which translates to MVSKLPQEFRRYQHNRNQLQHILDETQRTLGVISVENFFPGKNIIEQLLPPLTLDRITNILANSPAIVIFGQDSRSKATLVNSLISNEVLPVSNGFWRWIKLTYGQTNHISLTLGLEYEVVENLQANEKPWNTLPIEDLTKSGDEDINCPTVLEVKLDQPILKDGVQIFVAPNNGAVKILAKGLLRILPIFLYALSDQPLTEQNVEELRDLRETYPFNPVLFISSLGSITLASVDAALTESEQHRLQNRLNQNNSASIKNDDDSIDFDRINSLGLTWLDQLTNLGFLGMEESVEVDQLSWLGGEHYVNSSNLVDSCKKIDRIIYFVHSCLQTYLINASTYLNEIHTSSLRKFILSAFDMARKIQITPRRIQYAHLKENELYATLMKLVNENQDELTELIQAIIQDMKNDVLLIDNNVCSYQSILYNNTERAEWSITVRAATSELQRVVLGCLGEKIAKQLVNSVNCLRETFIGTLQRCLLSLEETCERDSYLLASDALKQILLTAYNVELNNSSPTVIQTFIERLRQLFKSLPLSWSPAPILDAVWRRKVTIDILNSLSAARLARTISTQFKDKLKASHDSFQVALRSLENYYSGKLERTEEQRIAIRKYHAPKLAKLALESTSMTDAVRYGIPHYGKEIGRGQYGVVFACDGWGGAPGPCAIKSVVPPDERHWNDLAMEFYYTRSIPDHKRIVKLRGSVIDLSYDGGFGLGSAVLLISDRLSRDLYCGIRAGLSWLERIQIAIDVLEGIRYLHSQGLVHRDIKLKNVLLDTENRAKLTDLGFCITEAMMSGSIVGTPVHMAPELLSGHYDSSVDVYAFGILFWYICAGHVRLPYAFEQFYNKEQLWTSVKKGIRPERLSIFDDECWKLMEQCWSGEPSKRPLLGAIIPVLESIQQKAERGKSLQQLTILKLQESSSSDLKNPALALAEPYNQRGGVISPLPVKRRAIRTVKHPVFHITNLFQASLCSNLYVQMREF; encoded by the exons ATGGTAAGCAAATTACCACAGGAGTTTAGAAGATATCAACATAATCGGAATCAGTTGCAACATATTCTTGACGAAACCCAGCGAACATTAGGAGTTATTagcgttgaaaatttttttcctggaa aAAATATTATTGAACAATTATTGCCACCATTAACATTGGATAGAATTACTAATATCTTAGCAAACTCTCCTGCTATTGTTATTTTTGGACAAGATAGTAGATCAAAAGCAACATTAGTCAATAGCTTGATCTCTAATGAAGTTTTACCTGTATCTAATGGTTTTTGGCGATGGATTAAGCTCACTTATGGACAAACCAATCACATTAGTCTCACATTAGGCTTAGAATATGAGGTTGTTGAAAATTTACAAGCTAACGAGAAGCCATGGAATACCCTTCCAATTGAGGATTTAACAAAATCAGGCGATGAAGACATAAATTGTCCGACAGTACTTGAAGTTAAACTCGATCAACCCATACTAAAAGATGGTgttcaaatatttgttgcacCAAATAATGGAGCAGTAAAAATTCTTGCCAAAGGACTACTACGTATTTTACCAATATTTCTTTACGCTCTCAGTGACCAGCCTTTAACCGAACAAAATGTGGAAGAATTAAGAGATTTGAGAGAAACATATCCTTTTAATCCTGTTCTCTTTATATCGTCCTTAGGAAGTATTACATTGGCTAGTGTTGATGCTGCATTGACTGAATCTGAACAACATAGACTGCAAAATCGATTAAATCAAAATAATTCTGCATCGATTAAAAATGATGACGACAGTATTGACTTTGACAGAATAAATTCACTTGGTTTAACATGGTTGGATCAGCTGACAAACTTAGGTTTCCTTGGTATGGAAGAATCTGTTGAGGTTGATCAACTGTCTTGGTTAGGTGGCGAACATTATGTTAATTCTAGCAACTTGGTGGATTCGTGCAAAAAAATAgatcgaattatatattttgtcCATAGTTGTTTGCAAACTTATCTTATTAATGCCAGCACGTATTTAAATGAAATACATACATCTAGTCTACGAAAGTTTATTTTAAGTGCTTTTGATATGGCACGTAAAATTCAAATAACTCCAAGAAGAATACAGTATGCTCATTTGAAAGAAAATGAATTATATGCTACTTTAATGAAACTTGTTAATGAAAATCAGGACGAATTAACTGAATTAATACAAGCTATCATACAAGACATGAAGAATGATGTATTATTAATAGACAATAATGTATGTTCATATCAgagtattctttataataacacaGAGAGGGCAGAATGGTCCATAACTGTTAGAGCTGCAACTTCTGAACTTCAACGAGTGGTGCTTGGTTGCTTAGGTGAAAAAATTGCCAAGCAACTTGTAAATTCTGTTAATTGTTTACGTGAAACATTTATCGGTACATTACAGCGATGTTTACTAAGCCTTGAAGAAACCTGTGAACGCGATTCTTACTTACTGGCTAGTGACGCTTTAAAGCAAATACTTTTAACTGCATATAACGTTGAATTAAATAATTCTTCACCAACTGTAATACAGACTTTCATAGAAAGACTGAGGCAACTTTTTAAATCTTTACCTTTGTCATGGTCGCCTGCACCAATTCTAGATGCAGTTTGGAGAAGAAAAGTTACCATTGATATACTGAATTCATTATCAGCGGCCAGACTAGCTAGAACAATATCTACACAGTTCAAAGACAAACTTAAAGCCTCGCATGATTCATTTCAAGTTGCTCTCAGATccttagaaaattattattctggAAAATTAGAGAGAACAGAAGAACAAAGAATAGCTATTAGAAAGTATCATGCTCCCAAATTGGCTAAATTAGCATTAGAATCAACATCAATGACAGATGCTGTTCGATACGGAATACCTCATTATGGTAAAGAAATTGGCCGTGGTCAATATGGAGTAGTATTTGCTTGCGATGGTTGGGGTGGTGCACCAGGTCCATGTGCAATTAAATCAGTTGTTCCACCAGATGAAAGGCACTGGAACGATCTGGCCATGGAATTTTACTATACAAGATCTATTCCAGACCACAAAAGGATAGTAAAACTTAGAGGATCGGTTATAGATCTATCTTATGATGGGGGATTTGGTCTTGGATCTGCAGTTCTTTTAATATCAGATCGTTTAAGTCGTGATTTATACTGTGGTATACGTGCTGGTTTATCTTGGTTAGAACGTATACAGATAGCAATAGATGTATTAGAAGGAATACGTTACCTTCATTCGCAAGGGCTGGTTCATCGAGACATTAAGTTGAAAAATGTACTTCTCGATACAGAAAACAGGGCCAAATTAACCGATCTTGGATTTTGTATCACAGAAGCTATGATGTCAGGGAGCATTGTTGGAACACCTGTTCATATGGCACCAGAACTTCTTTCTGGTCATTATGATAGTAGCGTTGATGTGTATGCATTTGGAATCTTATTTTGGTATATATGTGCAGGACATGTGAGATTACCATATGCTTTCGAACAGTTTTATAATAAGGAACAATTGTGGACTAGTGTAAAGAAAG GTATACGACCTGAACGATTATCGATCTTTGACGATGAATGTTGGAAATTAATGGAACAATGCTGGTCTGGAGAACCATCCAAGCGACCTTTACTCGGAGCAATTATACCGGTCTTAGAATCCATTCAGCAAAAAGCAGAAAGAGGCAAGTCCTTACAACAACTCACCATATTGAAGCTGCAAGAAAGTTCATCATCAGATTTGAAAAATCCTGCTTTAGCATTAGCAGAACCTTACAACCAGAGAGGTGGTGTAATCAGTCCACTTCCTGTAAAACGCAGGGCAATAAGAACTGTAAAACATCCTGTTTTTCACATTACTAATCTATTTCAAGCAAGTCTATGCTCCAATCTATACGTTCAAATGCGGGAATTCTAA